In the genome of Mytilus edulis chromosome 3, xbMytEdul2.2, whole genome shotgun sequence, one region contains:
- the LOC139517705 gene encoding ras-related C3 botulinum toxin substrate 1-like isoform X2: protein MLISYTTDSFPGEYVPTVFDNYTANMVVDCYSVNLGLWDTAGQEDYDRLRPLSYPQTDVFLICFSVVSPSSFENVTTKWNPEVKHHCPDAPVILVGTKIDLRENKEAIGQLTAQGLSPIKREQGIKLANKIRAVKYMECSALTQRGLKQVFDEACRAVLQPQPVRQKNRQCLLL from the exons ATTTGATAATTACACAGCCAACATGGTAGTGGATTGTTACTCTGTCAATTTAGGACTATGGGATACGGCAGGACAAGAAGACTATGATAGGTTGCGTCCCTTGTCTTATCCTCAG ACGGATGTATTTTTAATATGCTTTAGTGTTGTGAGTCCCTCCTCCTTCGAAAATGTAACAACAAAATGGAACCCAGAAGTAAAACACCACTGTCCAGATGCTCCTGTTATATTAGTTG gAACAAAGATAGATCTGAGAGAAAATAAAGAGGCTATAGGTCAGCTAACAGCCCAAGGCTTATCACCAATTAAAAGAGAACAGGGAATTAAATTAGCCAATAAAATTAGAGCTGTTAAATACATGGAATGTTCTGCTTTAACACAGAGAGGTTTAAAACAG GTTTTTGATGAAGCTTGTCGAGCAGTTCTACAGCCTCAGCCAGTTAGACAAAAAAATCGACAGTGTTTACTACTGTAA